The Schistocerca americana isolate TAMUIC-IGC-003095 chromosome 8, iqSchAmer2.1, whole genome shotgun sequence genome contains the following window.
agagtagaggagaaagagatgggaaaggaagggtttggcgcttggctccgtcgtccccaccccccgtcgtcgtctagtggcgcgcaagagacgcgcggcccaaaacggcccttctcagggccatcaaagcacgtcggggaaggttttgattgtcgtgttgcgtttggtgtgggtgtctgtctgtctgtatgcccgtggggatgctgtttgcgtgccgtggtggttggattgcgggggtcggtggcgggtgtgggcggcggtagcggtagcggtagcggtggtgttgttgtcgtggttgagtgtcgccgttgctttttggcggcggccgacggttggttttctgtcacgttgtttttgaatacgttggttggcttgcctgcgttcagttcttctcggatgtcttgtctcgtcgtgtccggtctttgtgtgtgttatgttttgcaacggggggcacgttgagatgtggaaggagtcggcggggatttcggtggcgtgtagagcgcgcctgcctggccgttggccgtcggtgcgggttttgttttcgaaacgaaagcggcggcggccggccagccacccgtgcggtgtgacgtcggccgttgggtattgtgcgctttgagcggccggggagggatgatgtgcgattgttgcgcgctgctagcaggcaggcagagtgagcgggtgtggcggacggacgggaagtggtggttgtttttgtttttgtgtggttgtggggcgagaggcaggcgaccgacaaagtttgctcgcgacggagagatgttagtggccctgaaaagggccgtttttgtttgtgcggtgcggtgccgcggcgcggtttaggcgcgctcgccgcggatgcggcgcgcgagctggatgtccttgggcatgatggtgacgcgcttggcgtggattgcgcacaggttggtgtcttcgaagaggccgacgaggtaggcctcgctggcctcctgcagggccatgactgcggagctctggaagcgcaggtcggtcttgaagtcctgggcgatctcgcgcactaggcgctggaatggcagcttgcggatgagcagctctgtgctcttctggtagcgcctgatttctcgcagggcgacggtgcccggcctgtagcggtggggcttcttgacgcctccggtggcgggcgcgctcttcctcgccgccttggtggcgagctgtttgcgcggcgcctttccgccggtggacttgcgggccgtttgctttgtgcgggccatggcggtagcggtagcggtagcggagcggcgtgcgtggaggttaggtgcggcgcggcgtccggtgctgccttgacaacgggcccgcgcgcctccgtgctgcgcttatatgccctcggttgcgcgtggtggggggagggcgggccagagtctatataggggggcggcgggcgcgctgggcgcagacgcaGAGAGTTAGCGATGCCGCGTgagacggacgcacgcgccgagcgctccgcgccACCGCTCGCTAATATGTCgacagcggacagggccgcgtccctgcacgcaaCGGGAGTCGAGTCGAGTACGTCGGGAGAGCACTCGCGGCCTTCCGATAGTACTCCTCCTCCACCGCGTAGCGTTGCCCCCGTAGGCAACGCATCAGCAGACAAGGCCGCGTCCTTGAACGCAACCAGAGTCGGTAGCAACACAACCACTGAACCGACTGTTGAAACAGCGTGTGCCTCCTCTCCGTCCCTCGATGCAATGGATCTCCAGCGCATTCGAAATGAGATGAGGGAGGCATGTATGGACACTGAAGGGAGCTACTACGTCCTCGATGATGAGAACGAGACTCCCGAAACCACAGCCAGCACCGCACCTGCAAGAACAACGCCTGCAAACCAGGAAGCAGGAACTGCGGAGGCAGCGCTGAACTCCTTGTTGGCCCTCCTGCCGAcgtccaacacatcattggcggcgCACGACAACAGCGCCCCAAACCAGGACAACGCTGGCGACGTCACTGAAATGGAGCACCACATCATTCAGAATAAGAGAAGACATTCTGACGGTGACGCTCCCGTGCCAGCTAATGCACGGAAGTTCCGGAAAGCAGCAGGCCCTCCCGCACGGCCCAAGGCGACGGCCAAAGGTCGTAGGCGCAGCAATGGAGAGGTAGCGCAACAGCAGGCAGACGCAGACGGCTTCCAACAAGTGAAGAAACCGGCAAAGCGCGCCAATATCCCGTCCTCCACCCCGATAGCTGTGGATAACCAATATAGCGCTCTGAGCGACGACGACAGCGAAGACGATGTGCAGATGACGCCCGCACCGCCACGCCGCTCTAAACCGCCACCGTTAGTTCTGGATTACCCTGGCACGTTCCGCGAGCTGCAACAACTGCTGCAGAAGGTGCTAGGGAAGAACAACTTCATAATACGAGTGTCTGGGGAGCTATTCAAAGTGCAGACGAATAGCACCACAGACTACATGATGCTCaataaaacagtaacagaaaaGGGCATCAAATTCTACACGTACTCCGCAACGAGAGAGAAACCACTGCGTGTAGTATACCGAGGGTTCTCGTACAAAACGGAACCCAGCCACATCAAAGAGGAGCTGGAGGACTTGGGATATGCTGTGAGCGGCGTGTCCAAAATGAAAaatcctggaacgagaaaggactcGCCGCTCTTCTGCGTGTACGCTCCCAACACTGAGCGCAACAGGCAGCTGTTCCAGCTCCGTTTAATAGCTAACTGCAGTGTGACACCCGAAAACCTGCGCAATAAACAACCTTATGCACAGTGCTACAGGTGTCAGCAACTCGGCCACGtccagaaacactgcaacatgGACGAGAGATGCGTGAGATGCGCAGGGGAACACGCATCTCGCGATTGTACAATCAAAGGTATACCACACAAGGACTTCACACCGAAGTGCGCCCTGTGTGGTGAAAACCACATGGCCGCGTATAGAGGCTGTGAACGGCACATAGCGTTCCTCGAGCGCGCCCAAGGCCAGCAGCTGCGCGGAGGGAAGGCGGCCAGAAACGGGAAAACCGCATTCCGCGACTCGCAGAACTGGCCGGCAACCGGTCACCCACAAAGACGACGACGCCGCCGGACACGTGGAGGTCGACGCGCCGGATACAACCCAGCGCCGCCAGGGGCCAGCACCTCCCGGCCGAGTACGCAGAGGCAGCCGCCAACAGTCGGTAAggcagctcgcgacgcgaccggcagtgcagtcccagccacctcccctacgcgcgagtctcaaaactcgccgcgagagggcagcacctcccggacgcaaccgggaaagccagccgccgagtacagctcgacgccaccagagggcagcagcatgcagacgttgcagccagcagccggtaaggcagccgccacggctacctacaacacaatcccggaggccgctaccacgacggagtcccgcaacccgccgcgtggtggcagcacctcacggacacagccagcggcaagtggcgcccagagaggcgcgccgctcacaggtggcagcaccgcGCGGCCGCAGCCGGCACCCCGTGCTAACGCATGGGCACGGCAGCGATCAGCTGATCTGACGGCAGCCGCTACTGCTACCGGGCGCGCGCAACGAGCACGCACACATAACGAAGACGCAGCCCCCGGGCGGCGCCCTCCGAGATTAGACAGCCCAGTAGACTTCCCGGAAATGCGCCAGCGTGGAAGCCGCTACCAACAGCGGCACATCGACGCGCCCCATCCTCCAAAACAACCACAGGAGGAAGACAAGGCCACCCAAATGCTGCAACTGTTGGCAGGCCTCATAGACAGGGTCCTCCATGTGATCGAGGACCTTCCAAACAAATACGCGGCGTCTGTGGAGAAGATCACACAGACGATTACCCTGGCCATCTCCACAAAACATCATGGATAGACACGCCCGTGGTGTAAAAATCGGCGTCTTTAACGCCAACGGCTTGCGTCGCCAGGACGCGGAATTCAGAAGCTTCATCTGCGACGAGAACCTGGACATCTGTCTCGTcgcagaaacacacctgaagcccggcGTGAAAGTGGGAGTGCCCAACTACCACTGTTACCGGGATGACCGGCCAACCGCGGGTGGCGGCACGGCGGTATACGTAAGGAGGACGATGCGCCACCACCGGATTCACCTGCCACAACTCGCCACAATAGAGGCCACGGGAGTAGCCGTGCAAACGGACCAAGGACCGATAAACTTCGTGGCAATATACCGACGCCCAAGGGGTCTACTGCAGCCAGATGAGTTCGCGGCGCTGATTTCCCTCCCTGGAAACACATTCCTCGGAGGCGACGTTAACGCCAAGAACATCATCTGGAACTCCAGGACCACAAACACAAGCGGCCGCCGTCTACatcgggtggccgagcagctcggagcggcggtgataggtccccaccagccgaccatcttcccgacacgaagaggcgcgcaaccggacgtcatagacgtggccatcgtccgcggggtgagacacttcatctccgccacaacgagggccacgatggcgtccgaccacgcccccgtggtctttgaactgaatgcggacatcgtccaaacgaccaaacgtggccacgacatcaggggcatcacatgggacacgtaccaaacagaaatggcggccaaaatcggagacgcgccgaacccgactgaacacggtgcggaagcggcgctgcggcacctcacccgaggagtcgcagaagctgtggcggcagccactccaaacggaagaacagagaagccacacacccgtgaattcccgcaacatctcaaagctgccatcacggagaagaacagacttcgccgcgaatggcagctaacacggaatcccgcaacaaagcggcaactgaacaggatgcagcgggagattaaagcagccgccgacgcccacagaatcgaagagtggtcgcagaaagtcgcctccctgaagacagaggacggaacagcctggcacgcggtgaagggattcatccgccgcaccgccaaaataccgccactgcaagtcggcaacgtcttcgtcagcgaaccggacgcaaaggccaacgccctcgcggacGCGTTCGCTGAAAACTTCACTCCGGTGGAAGACCCCGTCGACCTGGCACACGTGGCACTGGTTGAGGAGCGACTTCCAGTCTTCCTAGCGGCCGAGGACAACGACACCGTCATAGAGCCGATCGAAGAAGCGGAGGTCGAGGTCCAGCTACGCTGTCTCAACGGCAGGAAGGCAGGAGGCCCCGATCTCGTCACGAACCAGCTCCTCAAACAACTACCGCCCATCGCAATCGGGCACCTCACGGGGATCTTCAACACCATCATCCAAACTGGCGTATTTCCAGAGTGCTGGAAGCACGCCGAGATCGTGGCCctacccaagccagggaaggatcacaggcgggctaacaactaccgcccgatcAGTCTGCTGCCAGCACTCTCGAAAATCTTCGAGAGGATATACCTGAAGCGGCTCGGAAATCACATCGACGCGGAAGGCCTCCTGCCCgacgaccagtttggattccggaagggacactccacgacccagcaactACTGCGACTGACAGAGGAAGCCTTCTGTGCCctggaccgacgcgagtatttcggcgcgtttctgctcgacgtgtctcgtgcatttgattcagtgtggcacaaaggtctcctatataaactatttacattggggattcctgggccacacgtgaagctcctgcagagttacctcgcgggtcgcacgtttcacgtacgggcagactgtggaatctccacagaacgccgaatactcgccggagtcccgcaaggttcggtcctgggtccagtgctatactcactgtacactgccgaccttccgcgcacagatcgggtgcagctcgccctgtacgcggacgatacggcagtgtactgccgcagcatgcagccgcaactccttcaaaggcgactgcaatcagcagccaacaatttggaagactgggcggcaaagtggcggctggcgtacaacgccgccaaatcacaggcaatcgtcattgcccaccgaaacgtgccggctgacctccaggagataacattgcgaggaagaccggtcccctggagcgcaacggcaaaatatctgggcgtcacactagacaaacgtctaacgtggcgcccacacattgaagagacgaggaaaaaggcaatggggcgcatgaacatgctgtaccccatcctaaacccacgctcttcattaccagaccacctaggggtgatcctctacaaatccctcatacgaccagtgctggaatacgccgcggtcgtatggggaaacacggcaccaaccaacttacaacggatccaggcagtgcagaacagagcactgaaatgggcactccatctgCCAGCGGACTTCCCAACTGAGGAACTCCACCAGATAGCGGACGTCCAGAGACTACGCAAAAGAATCGAAGAACAGGCTGTAAAATTTTACAACGCCGCCGAAACTTCGCAAAACGCGAAAATAAGAGGACTCGGCAACCGAGAAGAGTGGAGAGCGCACCTGCGCTGGCCACACCATCTTCGTCAGGCACGCTGACGAAGAAGCAACCATTCTCGAAATTCTAAAGCACCAAAACACGGACAAccgaaaactaggaaactaaagatctcgcaaaaatgaagaaaaattggaaggaagagcacactacgtgctgaaacttcgtgaaatccagaaacccacagaggagtttcaacaagaggtgcacaggctgggcgcagaccgtagccgactcgccagccgctgcagctgctgtttgtgcacgttttgctttgcccgaggaaggaaggatgacaggccgcggcaagggaggaaaggggctcggcaagggtggcgccaagcggcaccgcaaggtgttgcgcgacaacatccagggcatcacgaagcccgccatccgccgcctggctcgcaggggcggcgtgaagcgcatctctggtctgatctacgaggagacccgcggggtgctgaaggtgttcctggagaacgtgatccgcgacgcggtgacgtacactgagcacgccaagcgcaagactgtgacggccatggacgtggtgtacgccctgaagaggcaggggcgcaccctgtacggtttcggcggttaggctgcgtcgcagcgggcgctggccttcccgcggccgtgcttgtgggtgggagagactagaaaacggcccttttcagggccaccacactgttcggaagttgaaaagtgcgaaagagtctgtgttgttgctgcgtgtgtgcgctgtgttgtttgtttgtttgtttctttctttctttctttccgtttgagcgacgtgatgtgactgggaggggagaaggaaaggaaacgtgtcatgtggctggctgtgtgtggagctgcttcgtttgtgtgtttgttattgtgtgtctttgtatcgatcgcgatggagatggcgggctgtgtgttgttgtgcgagaggcggtgattatttgcttgcgtggtttggctctgtgtgtttgcggcggcgttggggtttccgaggcaaggcgtgtgggcataggcggccggatcagctgtttgtttcgttcgtgtcgacggccgttgcgcgcgggagtggagggcggtgtgtcgacacgcctccctttaacaatggtcattattgctgccgttgtcgtttggaaggcgactgcgaccgtgcaaaatgtgtgtgtgtgtgtgttgggccacacgggctgtgtggacgacaagatggcggacgtgcgccggcggcggctgtgctgtgaaagtgcaaagttaaaacaaaacaaaacaaggtgcggcgaggacgactgaaattttgctttggacgtaggtttgtgtggtggccctgaaaagggccgattgttgtgggccgagccggcaaagcgcgttgcgtgcaggggagcacgcggcgctgcgattgcctggcctcctttaggccttcttctcggtcttctttggcagcaggacggcctggatgttgggcaggacaccaccctgtgcgatggtgacgcccgacaggagcttgttgagctcctcgtcgttgcggatggcaagctgcaggtggcgcgggatgatgcgcgtcttcttgttgtcgcgggccgcgtttccggccagctcgagcacctcagccgcgaggtactccatgacggcggcgaggtagacgggcgccccggcgccgacgcgctctgcgtagtttcccttgcgcaggaggcggtggattctgccgaccgggaactggagcccagccctgcttgagcgggactttgacttgcccttgactttgcctccctttccgcgtccggacatggcgatgggctagcgacggtgcacacgaaacggaaacgaaaacgaccggtgcgagcggcagcgagtcgagcagcggagtgcgtgccggcgcatcgcatggatctgcacggagatacttttcctccgatgtgtgatggagttcgcagcagttaatgctttgcctcccatgcatgctgatgttgcgtcttcacatgtgggatgtcttcttgggtgtctcctcagcacagttcggcagagccagctacatagctagcaggtgtggccagcgggtggtgacgctgcgttgcaatttgtggcccagcgtccggatttgggcgttgtgcgaccgaccagcactgtcgtaaaaggtgcgggcggccgtctggaagaggtcacggagtagaggtacttccgcgacgtcgtgaagatgagcagtgggaaaatcgtaaggcaggtgtaaggccagccgaaggatgcgattctgcagagtctccagcttcttcaggttcgtgtcggcggcgttcccccagacgacggcggcgtattggagtacaggacggagcagcgccttgtacagggtgatgcccagccgcggtggtagttgggaaccagggttcagcaaagggtacagggtgcggagcctgttccgcactttggccttcacgtcgcgaatgtgtggagcccacgtgagtcggcggtcaatggtgacgccgaggtaatgcgccgttgggcgccacgggacagggcttccaccgacagcgagcggctgcagacctgcaggaacgagtcgcctggtgacgatcaggaactgagtcttggcaccattgaataggagacgccacttgactgcccaggctgccagggtgtcaacggcgagctgcagacggcggcgcatgacaGCGGCATTGAGGCTCCGAGTGTAGAGAGCCGTatcatccgcgtacagggcgagctgcacacggtcgatcttcggcgcatcagacgtgtacagcgagtacaggagtggccccaagaccgagccctgcggcaccccggcgttgatgcggcggacggaggacaagccctgcgcggcccgcacatggaaggttctatcagcaagataggaagcgatgagacgcacgtgcgacgtcgggaccccaagttcaaaaagcttgaacaagaggccgcggtgccacacgctgtcgaaagcacgcgacacgtccaggaacaccgcgccgaagaactcgcgctgctcgagggcgacgaacgcatcttccactaaccgaaggagttgatgaacggctgagtggcccctgcgaaacccgaactgctcttcgggcaggaggccttcctcgtcgacgtggcgctgcagccgcctgatgtacaccctctcaaagaccttagagacggccggcaggagactaataggtctgtagttcacgggctgccgcagatccttccccatcttcggaatcgccacgatttccgcatgcttccaggactgaggaaagctgcaggaccggaggatgacattaaagacgtcagcaagatgagtgacagccacgggcggcaacttccggagcagggcgttggaaacttcgtctgggccggcagctttcctggggtgcagggcacgcaggatggtcgacacctcctccgccgttgtctcttcaatgacgtcatcgtcgtcacgcgcctccaggtagcgtgggagccggtcagcaaccaggtcgtcggtgacagcgtcagtcgggtcttcgagaggcgtaaacgccgcctcaaagacgtcagcaagagcatcagccttcgcagctggttcgcagacagcctgaccttggaccagcagcggggggatacgttgcgtgcggcgtaggaaacgcttcgtcatctgccaggctgtgccatcttcaagacaaagggcggcgaccttgttattccagtcgcgattgcgatgatcgtcaatggcggcccggatgtcccgacgcatcctgttgaggaggcgcttggtgttggcatttcgcgtcctctgccactcccggtagacccggttcttctcagtgatggccgcaaggatgtccggcggcagctgtcgggagtagtcaggcggggggcgtggtcggggcggcgtcgctatggtggcagcgtcgatcgtggttgccgcgaagtgcaaaagtgcttcgtccgctccaacttccgcagggggcggtgcggcggctagtgagtgcgtcacggcttcttgaaacctgtcccagtcgatgCCAGCAAGTGAGATACCGCGCCTGGGCTGCTGGAGGGCGTCGAGGTCGATGTCAAAAACCACAGGGACATGATCCGACGACAGTGCAGTCCGCGTCGTGGCGGTGATCCGATGAGGGATGCCCTTGACGACTGCGATGTCAATTATATCTGGGAGGCCACGAGCAGGGAAAATTgtcgggtcgtacggccccaccacaagcgcatggtgacgttccgctatccggagcaggcagcggccagcggcgttggtgatcctggagttccaggagacatgtttgctattgaagtccccggcgacgaacactggccccctcaaggaaagcagagcattgatgtcagcagggtccaggggacgagacggcggccgataggccgcgacgaacgtgatggcgcccgccgaggtgtgaacaacgacaccagtggcctccagcgtcgccagtggtggaagttgtatcacatggtgacgtatgccatggcggacgtagacggctgtccccccacccgccgtcagtcgatcggtgcgatagcttgagtagttggccgccctgacgtctaccccaggcttcaggtgtgtttcattgataaggcagacgtcgacggcttcatcgcggagaaattggcgaagttcgccagcttgggtgcggacgccgttggcattccacgcgacgaccgtgagccctctaacgctGGCCATGGTGCGGCTGTTGAGTGTTGGCAGCGGTTGGGGCCGGAGAGGCCatcggcactgcagcggtgagttgctgcgacaggacttcaatcaacttcgtagcactggtcaccagggctgtgagctgcgcgacgaggttggccaggtcagcggtggagacagccggcgcggccccggcgcaggaaagggggggcgtggctgcttcgctgtgagagtccacctggggctgctcgacgGACGGTGCTGAGCGTTGGGTACCCACTGGGCGGTGACCCCCGCGCCGGCGGTTGGTGGGGCGCGGTCCGGCCGACGGCCCGGGAGAGGCAGTACCCGGTACCGCCACTGGCGGCGgtggtggaggcgcaggagcctcCGGTGTCGGTACGGCCTCGGATGCGGCGGGAGCAGGAACCGACGTAGCCGGGGCGGCGGAGGGCGTCCCTGACGTTGCCGCCGCGAAAGAGACGCCTGGCCGTCTCGTTGCGAGCTTCTTCTGATGTGGCGCTGGTGTTTGGCCACGCTGGCGAGCAATGGCACGCTTCCATacctcacacccacgataactggccacatgagcaccgccacagagtgcacatgtaggcttctcggagggcggacgggggcacgcacttcctgcatgggcgccggcgcatttaacgcatctgtccggcatagaacagtggcgcgcgacgtggttgattccctggcagcgaaagcactgcacagggcctctccgggaacgaagatcttcggtctggaccggaacgtcggcgacccgcgtcaattggtagagtttgcggttctccacggtgtcagagcagacgaccaggaagagcggcatatcttcgcgtgattttggcgacttcatcttcacaactgcccgtatgtagaagcccaggtctgcgagttctcgatgcaggtgatcggcttccatgttgaaaggaaggtcgcgaaatacgatcttcaggaccttgtcaggtgcggaggcgtgggtatagaaagggataccacgctcagacgcctcctgggtgacccggcgatagtcatcagcagtgcggagtgtgaccctgtataggtctcgccccgcaggcttcacggtgtacacggccgtCGTCCAGCTGCGCAACAGCTTCTGCAGTTCTCCATAGGGCGGCCGAAACTGAAGAACCACCGGCGGAAGATGGGAGTCTGTCTTCGGCGCAGGATTGCTCGGCGGCGGGTCCGGCGCGTCCTCGAGCGCATCGAAGGAGTTGGCGACGACAGTTGGTGGCGTCGTCGATGACAGCATGCGTCTTGCAGTGCGCCGGGCCGGGACGAAACCGTCAGCGTCAGGGGCGAAGTCTTGCTTGGCCCTCTTCTCAATCGGCGAGCTGCGAGCAGCAGCCGTCGCAGCTGGtgccctcctcttctgtttcccgcTGCGTCCGCGTGGCCGAGGGGCGGCAGTGCACTCATCGTCAGAATCTGGCAGCGGAGCAGACAGCGCAGTCTTCAACGTTTCCGTAGCAGTGTCCGTCAAATCCATAGCCGTAGCAGtggtcgtcataggtggggggccagatggggccgtcgacagcgcaaacgcggccgaacggcgatctgccacacccttcgcgtcgctagcaggcgcaggtacgtccttctcgcggctgcacatctcagcgactGTCCGTgtgtgcgtgccggcgcagccggggtgggggtgctttatgggctcgggtgcggcggccggttgcgcgcgcgccccattggtcggcggccgcaacagggcgagctggtaaaggtgcggcggcggctggcggcgggtgccactgtgtggggagacgctgactagagcggagcgcttgctactggtgttgctgctgccgtacgttggttcgagatgccgcccaagactagcgggaaggccgccaagaaggctggcaaggcgcagaagaacatttcgaagggcgacaagaagaagaagcgcaagaggaaggagagctatgccatctacatctacaaggtgctgaagcaggtgcaccctgacacgggcatctcgtcgaaggcgatgagcatcatgaacagcttcgtgaacgacattttcgagcgcattgcggccgaggcttctcgcctggcgcactacaacaagcgctcgaccatcacgtcccgcgagatccagaccgctgtgcggctgttgctgcctggcgagctggccaagcacgccgtgagcgagggcacgaaggcggtgaccaagtacacgagctccaagtaaggaggtggctctggaatggaaggaaggatggagaaggctcctccgttgcgagagcggcaaaacggcccttttcagggccaccaacgtgcctttgcgggaagggcggaattgttgttgttgttgttgttgttgttgttgttgttgttttgtggacggctgtgat
Protein-coding sequences here:
- the LOC124545535 gene encoding uncharacterized protein LOC124545535, producing MCSREKDVPAPASDAKGVADRRSAAFALSTAPSGPPPMTTTATAMDLTDTATETLKTALSAPLPDSDDECTAAPRPRGRSGKQKRRAPAATAAARSSPIEKRAKQDFAPDADGFVPARRTARRMLSSTTPPTVVANSFDALEDAPDPPPSNPAPKTDSHLPPVVLQFRPPYGELQKLLRSWTTAVYTVKPAGRDLYRVTLRTADDYRRVTQEASERGIPFYTHASAPDKVLKIVFRDLPFNMEADHLHRELADLGFYIRAVVKMKSPKSREDMPLFLVVCSDTVENRKLYQLTRVADVPVQTEDLRSRRGSACPRPPSEKPTCALCGGAHVASYRGCEVWKRAIARQRGQTPAPHQKKLATRRPGVSFAAATSGTPSAAPATSVPAPAASEAVPTPEAPAPPPPPPVAVPGTASPGPSAGPRPTNRRRGGHRPVGTQRSAPSVEQPQVDSHSEAATPPLSCAGAAPAVSTADLANLVAQLTALVTSATKLIEVLSQQLTAAVPMASPAPTAANTQQPHHGQR